The segment ATAGGTGGGATCTTCGACGTCCAGAAGCTCGAGCGCAGCCACTGCAAATGGCGACAGCGGTTGGTTCAGAGCGAAGTTTTCCTGGAGATCAACTGTCAGTCGGACTAGGCGGCCGTCGGCGTCCGGCGTGTTGAGTTGCTCGACGACTCCGCCGGCCAACAGCGCGCGGTAGATGCTGATTGACTCGCGGACCAGCCGGTTCTGCGATCGGCGGTCCTCATCGTTGTCGCGCAACAGGTGGCGCATTGCCTCGAACGCACTGTTACGTCCGTCCTGTTGCTCCGGCGGTGGCCCGGGGCGCGCGATTACGTTGAGCAGCATGGAGTGACTGACCCGCATCCGCGATACGAGAGGTTCCGGGGCGGCGCCGATGAGGTAATCGAACGTCTTCTCACTCCACGACACGAATCCCTGTGGTGGTTTCTTGCGTACCACCTTGCGGCGCTTCTTCGGATCGTCGCCCGCTTTGGCCAGTGCCTTGTAGTTTTCGACCTCATGCTCTGGCGCCTGTACGACGACCGTGCCGACCGTGTCGTAGCCGGCTCGCCCCGCGCGGCCGGCAATCTGGTGAAACTCGCGGACGTGCAGGTGCCGCTGCCGTACGCCGTCGTACTTGCTCAACCCGCTGAACAGGACCGTGCGGATGGGTACGTTGATACCGACGCCGAGAGTGTCGGTGCCGCAAATGACTTTGAGCAGCCCCGCCTGGGTGAGTGTCTCGACGAGTCGCCGATAGCGGGGGAGCATGCCTGCGTGGTGTACGCCGATGCCCATGCGAACCAGGCGCGAGAGCGTCTTACCGAATCCCGAACGGAACCGGAAGTTTCCTATCTTTGCTGCGATCGCGTCCTTTTCTTCACGCGTACACACCTTCAAGCTGGACAACGCCTGAGCGCGCTCGAGCGCCGAAGCCTGGGTGAAATGTACGACGTACACCGGCGCCTGATGCGTGGACAAGAGTTCTTCGAGCGTTTCGTGGACCGGCGTTACGACGTACTCGAAGTTGAGCGGGACGGGTCGCTCCGCCGACGTGACTGTCGTGCTGGTGCGGCCGGTACGACGGGTGAGTTCGGACTCGAAGCGAGACGTGTCGCCAAGAGTCGCGGACATCAGCACGAACTGTGCCTGGGGTAGCTCGATGAGCGGCACTTGCCATGCCCAGCCGCGGTCTGGGTCGGAGTAGAAGTGGAACTCGTCCATGACCACGAGCCCGATGTCGGCGCCTGGTCCTTCCCGAAGTGCCTTATTGGCAAGGACTTCCGCGGTTGCGGTGATGATGGGCGCGTCCGGGTTGACCGAGGCGTCCCCGGTGAGCATGCCGACGTTTTCCGCACCGAACATGTCGCACAGCGCGAAGAACTTCTCCGAGACAAGCGCCTTGATGGGCGCAGTGTAGACACTTCGCTTACCTTGTGCGAGCGCGGCAAACTGCGCACCGGCCGCGATCAGGCTCTTGCCTGAGCCAGTCGGGGTCGCGACGATGACGTTGGATCCGGAGAGGATCTCGATCAGCGCCTCGTCCTGAGCAGGGTAGAGCTCTAGACCGGCCCGTGCGGTGGACGTCGCGAATGCGTCGTACAACGAGTCGGGGTCGGTGTTTTCGGGGAGGTGATCGATTAGCGCCATCGTTTACCCATCGTGCCCTATGCCGCTGACCGGTCATCCGCGGGAACCTATTTGATGGCGAGCGCGCTGAGGGCCGAGCCGACAGCGCCCGTGATGGGCAGGGGAGAGGCGCTGAACATGAACTCGTACCGTCCGTCGGCCGCGCAGTCCTCTGCGAGCGCTTCGAGGTCGAAGATCTCGCCGATCGGGATCCCCATGTAGGTGAGGGCGACGATGTGCAGTGGCTGGTAAACGTCGATCTCGTTGGGCTTTACTTCCATTCCCCATGTATCGGTGACGATCGCAGCGACCTCGTGCTCGTGCAGCCACGGAGCGGTGTGCAGCGACAGCCCGGGGGACGCACCGCCGGCGTAGTCCCGCCACTCATTGCGCCGTACGCCGAGATGCCCCGTCCGCACGAGTACGGCATCGCCGCTGCGAATCTCCACACCCTCGGCCGCACACGCGTCGTCGAGCATCGCAGTAGTGACCGCCTCGCCCGGATCCATAGCGGCCCGTCCGGTCAGTTTCGGGATGTCCAGCAGCACACCGCGCATCACTATCTTGCCGGTGAAGTTCTGGATTCCATTGCGGTGCGCACCGCGGGAGTCGACCTCGGAGGCGTCCCGGTTGTTATACATCTTCCCCTTGTAGAAGATGTGCGCGAATGCGTCCCACTGAGTGCCGCACTGGTTGGGCATGACGATGTAGTCATCGGCATACCCGAACCCCTTGGCGTCACCGCCACCACGGCGCAGCCGATCCTGGCGCCCCGAGGCCGCGTCCGAACCGGTCATGGTCATGAACAGTTGCGGATTGGTCCGCCCACCGCCAATCTGCGGACCGTTGGCGTCGTACGGCAGGGACAACGAGATGACCTTGCCGTCGGTCACCAGGCCGGCCGCAGACTTGATCTGGTCTGGACCAACGAAGTTGAGGGCGCCAAGTTCGTCGTCGACACCCCACCTTCCCCAGTTCGAATACTTTTCGATGTACTCGGCAAGGACATCCGACATGGCAACCATCCAGTTCTACTCGGGATCTGTCACCTGATCATTGCCGATGACGTCCAGGCCGGTAACCGGTAGTCGCAAGTTGCCGCTAGAGGGAGGCGTACAGCGCCTTCTCGAAGT is part of the Antricoccus suffuscus genome and harbors:
- a CDS encoding DEAD/DEAH box helicase, with the protein product MALIDHLPENTDPDSLYDAFATSTARAGLELYPAQDEALIEILSGSNVIVATPTGSGKSLIAAGAQFAALAQGKRSVYTAPIKALVSEKFFALCDMFGAENVGMLTGDASVNPDAPIITATAEVLANKALREGPGADIGLVVMDEFHFYSDPDRGWAWQVPLIELPQAQFVLMSATLGDTSRFESELTRRTGRTSTTVTSAERPVPLNFEYVVTPVHETLEELLSTHQAPVYVVHFTQASALERAQALSSLKVCTREEKDAIAAKIGNFRFRSGFGKTLSRLVRMGIGVHHAGMLPRYRRLVETLTQAGLLKVICGTDTLGVGINVPIRTVLFSGLSKYDGVRQRHLHVREFHQIAGRAGRAGYDTVGTVVVQAPEHEVENYKALAKAGDDPKKRRKVVRKKPPQGFVSWSEKTFDYLIGAAPEPLVSRMRVSHSMLLNVIARPGPPPEQQDGRNSAFEAMRHLLRDNDEDRRSQNRLVRESISIYRALLAGGVVEQLNTPDADGRLVRLTVDLQENFALNQPLSPFAVAALELLDVEDPTYALDVVSILESTLEDPRTIISAQRSKARGEAVAEMKADGIEYDERMELLEDIAHPQPLRELLEAAYSRYRSGHPWIADYELQPKTVARDMFERAMTFTEYVSFYQLARSEGMVLRYLSDAYKALRHTVPDTARTEDLSDLTEWLGEVVRQTDSSLLDEWEQLASGDTSVEVRPEMVDDEPRPVTGNKRAFRVLVRNALFRRVELAALRRYDELGALDVEAGWDAEAWEEALTAYFDEYDRIGTGPDARGPAMLTIEEYDDRWELRQIFDDPDSDHDWGISAVVELDASDNAGTAVLQVRDVGPVRQFAD
- a CDS encoding cyclase family protein; this translates as MSDVLAEYIEKYSNWGRWGVDDELGALNFVGPDQIKSAAGLVTDGKVISLSLPYDANGPQIGGGRTNPQLFMTMTGSDAASGRQDRLRRGGGDAKGFGYADDYIVMPNQCGTQWDAFAHIFYKGKMYNNRDASEVDSRGAHRNGIQNFTGKIVMRGVLLDIPKLTGRAAMDPGEAVTTAMLDDACAAEGVEIRSGDAVLVRTGHLGVRRNEWRDYAGGASPGLSLHTAPWLHEHEVAAIVTDTWGMEVKPNEIDVYQPLHIVALTYMGIPIGEIFDLEALAEDCAADGRYEFMFSASPLPITGAVGSALSALAIK